A segment of the Nitrospirota bacterium genome:
AAAAGCTTTATCTGGTACGGGAGACCAAGTCTACTCTTGACCGGGATAAGCGCCGGGAAACAGAGAACAAAAAAGTTGACTGCGGCAAGGCCCACTTTAAAGCGCTTGGCGTGAACTTTAAAGATGCGACAACTATCAACGAAGTATTACGGCCATAAATCCCCAATAAGCCCGACAGGCCATGCGGTATGGGAAGGCATAATAAAAAAGGGTTACAGCGAATGCTGCAACCCCTCTCATTTTTTTGGTAGCGGGGGCCGGATTTGAACCGACGACCTTCGGGTTATGAGCCCGACGAGCTACCAGACTGCTCCACCCCGCAGTATAAGAGCTTCCTTTTCAGGAAACAAATGCATTATATATTTTCTTTCAGATGCAAGTCAAGGTATTTCCCATTTATATTATTGAAAAATAAATATTGCTCCCCCTTGATTTTAATTCCGGATTTATGTTATTTAATATATCATAGTAAAAATAGGCGAGTTGAAGATTTAAAAACATTAACCTGTAAGGAGGTATTATGAAGAAACTGTTAATCGGTGTATTAGTGACAGGGGTATTGTCATCAGGTGTAGCATATGCTGCGAGCCAGGCACAGTCTAATACAGGATGTGGTTTGGGTGCTGTACTCATTGGTGAAAAAGGCAATGATTCATTGCTTGGACAGCTCGCTATGACATTATTAAATGGAACTTCCGCTAATCAGACATTTGGTATTACGTCAGGTACTTCAGAATGTAAGGCTCCGGCAAAGATTGTAAAGAATGAGAGATTGAATGAATTTGTTGTTGCCAACATTGACAACCTTTCTAAAGACATTGCAATGGGTAATGGTGAATCCCTTGATACAATGGCTGAACTGATGGGGATTTCCATTGATAAGAGGGCTGAGGTTTATAGTAAGATACAGGCGAACTTTGCGAATATTTTCACATCTGCATCCGTAGAAGCGCCCCAGGTTGTGGATAACATTGCTGCAATTATTCAATAGTCAAAAATCTATTATTTTATGAGACATCTCAGGAAGGGGTATGGATATAAAGTTTTATCCATACCCCTTTTCTTTTTGTTTATATCACTCAATTTAATTCTTACCACACCGGCTATTGCAAAAGAAGATGCATATCTTGACAGTTTGTTAAAGGAAACTGAGATAAGAAAATTATACAGTGACCGCTACTGGGATGTTCTTCTGCACTATAAAAATTCAATATCAGGTAAACAGAGTTTAGTGGATTCACCTGTGTTTTTCCTCTCATCTGACGGGAAGAATAATCCAAAGGCCGAAATTGAAGCAACAATCAGGGCTTTATTTATGGAAGATGAAATGAATGATCAGCATCCAAGATGCCGGTTTGTCGCAAGATATGCATGGCTAAAGGAAGTACTGAATATAGATGAGACAAGATTGCCGGACGTTACGTGCAAAGAATATAATGACGCTATAAGCAGGATTAATCCCAAAAAGGCGGTTTTTATATTTCCGGTTGGATATATGAATAGTCCTGCATCAATGTTCGGTCATACATTATTGAGGATTGACAGCTCATATCAAAGCAAACTCATCTCATATGCAGCAAATTATGCGGCATGGGCAAATGACAAAAACGGATTCATTTATGCTTTCAAAGGAC
Coding sequences within it:
- a CDS encoding DUF3015 family protein produces the protein MKKLLIGVLVTGVLSSGVAYAASQAQSNTGCGLGAVLIGEKGNDSLLGQLAMTLLNGTSANQTFGITSGTSECKAPAKIVKNERLNEFVVANIDNLSKDIAMGNGESLDTMAELMGISIDKRAEVYSKIQANFANIFTSASVEAPQVVDNIAAIIQ